The genomic interval AGTACCTCGCGACGTCGCCCGCGGCTCGCGCCGCCGCGGGTGCGGTGGGCCGGGCAGCCCTGTCGTAGGCGTGTGGGGACCGAGGGAGTGAGCGTGTCAGGTCAGCCGACAGCCGAGTACCGGATCGAGGACTTGGCGCACCAGAGCGGTGCCACGGTGCGTACGATCCGCGCCTACCAGGACCGCGGGCTGCTCCCCAAGCCGGAGCGTCGCGGCCGGTCCAATGTGTACGGGGACACGCATCTGGCCCGGCTCCACCAGATCGCGGCGCTGCTCGACCGCGGCTACACCCTGGCCAGCATCAAAGAACTGCTGGAGGCCTGGGACGCGGGGAAGGGGCTCGGCGGGGTGCTCGGTCTCGTCGCCGAGGTCAACGGGCCGTGGACGGACGAGAAGGCGGACCGGATCTCGCGGGCGGAACTGGACGAGCGATTCGGCGGGAAGCCCGACGACGAGGCGGTCGAGGACGCGGTGGAACTCGGGGTGCTTGAACGTATCCCGGGACGGGACGACGAGTTCCTGGTGCCGTCACCGCAAGAGCTGGCTGTGGCAGCCGAGTTGCATGCGGCCGGTGTGCCGCTGCTGGCAATCTCCGGCCACCTGAGGGAACTTCGAGGCCAGGTGGAGCACATCGCCACACGCTTCCTGGAGTTCACCACGGAGCACGTGTTCGCGCGCTACCTCGGTCACCGTCCGCCCACGGACGCAGAGGCGGCCGAGGCGGCGGAAATGGTGCGGCGGTTGCGGCCGCTCGCGCAGCAGACCGTGGACGCCGAACTGGCCCGTGCCATGCAGACGTTCGCCACCCGTCACCTCCAGCAGCACCTCG from Streptomyces spiramyceticus carries:
- a CDS encoding MerR family transcriptional regulator, with protein sequence MSGQPTAEYRIEDLAHQSGATVRTIRAYQDRGLLPKPERRGRSNVYGDTHLARLHQIAALLDRGYTLASIKELLEAWDAGKGLGGVLGLVAEVNGPWTDEKADRISRAELDERFGGKPDDEAVEDAVELGVLERIPGRDDEFLVPSPQELAVAAELHAAGVPLLAISGHLRELRGQVEHIATRFLEFTTEHVFARYLGHRPPTDAEAAEAAEMVRRLRPLAQQTVDAELARAMQTFATRHLQQHLGAAAPPMPGPESEIVSLPEETMRAVRGLVGSANAAAFIAAAAEREVQSRTLDSLASNGLISGELDQMP